In Mucilaginibacter boryungensis, a single window of DNA contains:
- a CDS encoding L,D-transpeptidase family protein, whose product MIYHKHLQFVVLSFLLTAGTLSGCGQRIKGKYKADTLTHDWKQTIPGNFSGQTKNTFDSIQITQFIKKHPKFSAYAGEIHDFYQRRGFAYAWFENKKLIEQANNLASRVLNLQNEGINQPAPYQKELDSLIYNADIHQHQPNIQTELMLTAQYFVFSKLAWQGMDDTMSRSARWYLPRKKVDYQQYLDSLLKETAKSQLPAEPVYRQYDLLRAFLKKYRELAVRGDWSPIVLSAKIRPGDSAIVVPLIKKRLFELDDFHGDTLNRVFTTELQDAVKRFQYRHGLLVDGLLNKATMAELNVPLKSRIEQLIVNMERSRWLPVNLHSDYLGVNIPEFKLHVYHADSLLWSCNVVVGQTVHQTTLFYGEIKYVVFSPYWEVPQSIVRKEIIPQLKKNPDYLATHRMEITGYKEGLPVIRQLPGPENSLGLVKFLFPNNYNTYLHDTPSKSLFGETTRAFSHGCIRVQEPAKLANFLLKDKKGWDAQRIEKAMSAGKEQYVTIENKVPVFITYFTAFIDREQRLNFRKDIYQLDGAMAGMLLNDKHLP is encoded by the coding sequence ATGATATATCATAAGCATCTTCAATTTGTTGTATTATCATTTTTATTAACAGCCGGAACTTTAAGCGGTTGCGGGCAGCGTATTAAGGGTAAATATAAAGCTGACACGCTAACGCATGATTGGAAACAAACTATACCGGGCAATTTTAGCGGGCAAACAAAAAATACTTTTGATAGCATACAGATTACCCAATTCATAAAAAAGCATCCTAAATTCAGTGCTTATGCAGGCGAGATCCATGATTTTTACCAAAGAAGGGGTTTTGCCTATGCCTGGTTTGAAAATAAAAAATTAATTGAGCAAGCAAATAATTTGGCCAGTAGGGTATTAAACCTGCAAAATGAAGGCATCAACCAACCGGCCCCTTATCAAAAGGAACTGGACTCGTTAATTTATAATGCCGATATACATCAGCACCAGCCAAATATCCAAACGGAGTTAATGCTGACGGCTCAATATTTTGTTTTCTCTAAACTGGCCTGGCAAGGTATGGATGATACGATGAGCCGTTCGGCCCGGTGGTACCTGCCCCGCAAAAAGGTAGATTATCAGCAATACCTGGATAGTTTATTAAAAGAAACCGCAAAAAGCCAGTTGCCAGCCGAACCTGTTTACCGGCAATATGATCTGTTAAGGGCTTTTTTGAAAAAGTATCGCGAATTGGCTGTGCGCGGAGACTGGTCACCAATTGTCTTGTCTGCCAAAATCCGGCCGGGTGATTCAGCTATCGTCGTTCCGCTCATCAAAAAAAGGCTATTTGAATTAGATGATTTTCATGGAGATACCCTTAACCGCGTTTTCACCACGGAATTGCAGGATGCAGTTAAGCGTTTTCAATACCGGCATGGCTTATTAGTGGATGGTTTATTGAATAAGGCGACCATGGCGGAACTTAATGTGCCTTTAAAAAGCCGTATAGAACAACTGATAGTTAATATGGAACGCAGCCGCTGGTTGCCGGTGAACCTCCATTCGGATTACCTGGGGGTGAATATCCCCGAATTTAAGCTGCATGTATATCATGCCGACAGCTTGTTATGGAGTTGTAATGTAGTTGTCGGGCAAACTGTTCACCAAACCACCTTATTTTATGGAGAGATTAAGTATGTGGTATTTAGTCCCTATTGGGAAGTGCCGCAAAGTATTGTACGTAAGGAGATCATCCCCCAACTGAAAAAAAATCCGGATTATTTAGCGACACACCGAATGGAAATTACCGGCTACAAGGAAGGCCTGCCCGTTATCCGGCAATTGCCTGGTCCCGAAAATTCATTGGGCCTGGTGAAGTTCCTGTTTCCAAACAATTATAATACTTATCTGCACGACACGCCATCTAAATCGCTCTTTGGCGAAACAACACGGGCTTTCAGCCATGGTTGCATCCGGGTACAGGAACCGGCTAAACTTGCCAACTTTCTCCTAAAAGATAAAAAAGGCTGGGACGCCCAAAGAATAGAAAAAGCAATGTCCGCAGGCAAAGAGCAATATGTAACGATAGAGAATAAAGTGCCCGTTTTCATTACGTATTTTACCGCGTTTATAGATCGTGAACAGAGACTAAACTTCCGGAAAGATATTTACCAGCTTGACGGTGCCATGGCCGGGATGTTATTGAACGATAAACATCTGCCATAG
- a CDS encoding hypervirulence associated TUDOR domain-containing protein — protein MKNSFKIGDHVKWNSEAGYVTGKIIKIHTADFNYKGYIHHCSPEDPQYEIKSDKSDHIATHKGSALQKI, from the coding sequence ATGAAAAACAGTTTTAAAATAGGCGACCACGTAAAGTGGAATTCAGAAGCAGGTTATGTAACCGGCAAAATTATTAAAATCCATACCGCTGATTTTAACTACAAAGGTTATATTCATCATTGCAGTCCCGAAGACCCGCAATACGAAATTAAAAGCGACAAAAGCGACCATATTGCTACCCATAAAGGTTCGGCACTACAGAAAATTTAG
- a CDS encoding fasciclin domain-containing protein: MKKSFLVIAASLLVCFTASQAMAQTDTAKKTTTTTTITTTTTNNAAADVVGALNSNPDYTTAALAVKTADLESVLKTGGPYTIFAPNNNAFTKLPAGKLDSLMKDPVKLSALLKGHIVNGKYAKADIIKALTAGKGKATLTTLDGQTLTLSISKTSTLQLTNAAGSTAEVTLYDLIGGNGVVNGLNGVLLPSK; this comes from the coding sequence ATGAAAAAGTCCTTTTTAGTAATTGCTGCATCCTTGTTAGTTTGTTTTACGGCCAGCCAGGCAATGGCACAAACTGATACCGCTAAAAAAACAACTACAACTACCACCATTACAACAACTACTACAAACAATGCCGCTGCCGATGTAGTTGGCGCTTTAAACAGTAACCCCGATTATACCACAGCCGCACTCGCTGTAAAAACCGCCGATTTGGAAAGCGTGTTGAAAACCGGGGGGCCATATACCATATTTGCCCCAAACAACAACGCCTTTACTAAGTTGCCCGCCGGTAAACTGGATAGCTTAATGAAAGACCCTGTGAAACTTTCAGCCTTGTTAAAGGGGCATATAGTTAATGGTAAATATGCCAAGGCAGATATTATTAAAGCCTTAACCGCAGGTAAGGGCAAAGCCACACTAACTACGCTTGACGGGCAAACCTTAACCCTGTCTATCAGCAAAACAAGTACTTTGCAATTAACCAACGCGGCTGGTAGCACGGCTGAAGTTACGCTGTATGACCTAATTGGCGGTAACGGCGTTGTCAATGGATTGAACGGGGTATTACTGCCCTCAAAATAA
- a CDS encoding pentapeptide repeat-containing protein has protein sequence MDALIYDDHLFEDQSFTGMTVKGLEFQSCVFKKCDFSNSDFAQNKFLECTFDGCNLSMLKLSGATLNDVQFKNCKILGVLFYECQDFLFSVFFDNCIMDYSSFMLKKMLKTRFVKSSLKEVNFTQANLAGSVFDQTDLSGAVFNQTDLSSVDFITSFNYSIDPEINNIRKASFSIDGVAGLLEKHQVKIVY, from the coding sequence ATGGACGCCTTAATTTACGATGACCACCTGTTTGAAGATCAATCCTTTACCGGAATGACAGTGAAGGGTCTCGAGTTTCAAAGCTGTGTGTTCAAAAAATGCGATTTCAGTAACAGCGACTTCGCTCAGAATAAATTTTTGGAATGCACTTTCGATGGCTGCAACCTCTCCATGCTCAAACTAAGTGGCGCAACCCTTAACGATGTGCAATTTAAAAACTGTAAAATATTGGGTGTCCTGTTTTATGAGTGCCAGGATTTCCTATTCAGTGTGTTTTTCGATAACTGCATTATGGATTACTCGTCGTTTATGCTGAAAAAGATGTTGAAGACCAGGTTTGTGAAGTCGTCTTTAAAGGAAGTTAATTTTACACAAGCTAATTTGGCAGGTTCGGTGTTTGATCAAACCGATCTTTCCGGTGCTGTTTTTAACCAAACCGATCTTTCATCAGTCGACTTTATTACTTCATTCAACTACAGTATCGATCCCGAGATCAATAACATCCGTAAAGCAAGTTTTTCCATTGATGGCGTGGCTGGCTTGTTAGAAAAGCACCAGGTAAAAATTGTGTATTAA
- a CDS encoding CPBP family intramembrane glutamic endopeptidase, with protein sequence MELNQGDDLSPKPGKTVLIIGIVLIFAFQLIFGRLLVLARLDSLTTLVLSRFIYISLVGLLYIYARKAEHQDFLLWDEHYPVEFYFKWVILLYLLTFAAQIVSAIPIWFGWHDNTAVLMKWMRIIVSRYWLLLFCAITAGITEELIFRGYLLTRLQQLFKNTYMPVIISATLFSVLHFSYFNLREIIFTFLIGIITGVHYQRYRNIHVLIIMHFFVDFVAFLLARYALLHHIKMPGMGLF encoded by the coding sequence ATGGAATTAAACCAAGGCGATGATCTATCGCCAAAACCCGGCAAAACCGTATTAATTATAGGGATTGTACTGATATTTGCTTTCCAGCTAATTTTTGGCCGCTTACTGGTATTAGCCCGACTGGATAGCCTTACCACACTGGTGTTGTCGCGGTTTATCTATATAAGCCTGGTCGGTCTGTTATACATATATGCCCGCAAGGCCGAACACCAGGATTTTCTGCTATGGGACGAGCACTATCCCGTAGAGTTTTATTTTAAATGGGTCATATTACTTTACCTGCTCACTTTTGCGGCCCAAATTGTATCGGCCATACCTATTTGGTTTGGCTGGCACGATAATACGGCGGTGTTAATGAAATGGATGCGCATAATTGTCAGCCGTTATTGGCTGTTGCTATTTTGTGCCATTACCGCCGGCATTACCGAGGAATTGATATTCAGGGGATACTTGCTTACCCGGTTGCAGCAATTGTTTAAAAATACTTATATGCCGGTAATTATTTCAGCTACACTGTTCTCGGTGCTGCATTTTAGTTATTTTAACCTGCGCGAAATCATTTTCACATTCCTTATCGGCATTATTACGGGAGTGCATTATCAGCGATATCGCAATATCCATGTATTAATCATCATGCACTTTTTTGTAGATTTTGTGGCATTCTTATTGGCAAGGTATGCTTTACTGCATCATATAAAAATGCCGGGAATGGGATTATTTTAG
- a CDS encoding HAD family hydrolase produces MNTTKAIIFDLGMVLIDWNPHHLYRKLFDDEEQMKYFLANITTMDWNEEQDMGRSLQEGTDILINQYPEHEANIRAYYTRWDEMLGGIIEGTAAIFNQLKASGKYKLYALSNWSAETFDIARQRYVVLNQFDGIVISGVEKVRKPFPEFYHILLNRYQLKPSECLFIDDNYRNVAAAEELGIPSIHFVGPDELLVELKKRGIIPDTNGPIASA; encoded by the coding sequence ATGAACACCACCAAAGCCATTATATTCGATCTGGGAATGGTCCTAATTGATTGGAATCCTCATCACCTGTACCGGAAATTATTTGACGACGAGGAACAAATGAAATATTTCCTGGCCAATATTACCACCATGGACTGGAACGAGGAACAGGATATGGGGCGTTCTTTACAGGAAGGTACCGATATATTGATCAACCAATATCCCGAACACGAAGCCAACATCCGCGCCTATTATACCCGCTGGGATGAAATGCTGGGCGGTATTATTGAAGGTACTGCAGCTATATTTAACCAGTTAAAAGCAAGCGGTAAATATAAATTGTATGCGCTAAGTAATTGGTCTGCTGAAACATTCGACATTGCACGGCAGCGATACGTAGTTTTAAACCAGTTTGATGGTATCGTAATCTCCGGTGTAGAGAAAGTTCGCAAGCCATTCCCCGAATTTTATCATATCCTGCTGAACCGCTACCAGTTAAAACCCTCCGAATGCTTGTTTATTGATGATAATTACCGGAATGTTGCAGCGGCCGAAGAATTAGGGATACCATCAATTCATTTTGTCGGCCCCGATGAACTACTGGTGGAATTAAAGAAACGGGGCATCATTCCCGACACAAACGGACCAATCGCTTCAGCATAA
- a CDS encoding TonB-dependent receptor yields MKKLFTAITALLLPVLAVAQIVVSGTISDIKTHQPLPGATISIQNTSIQTAADQNGKYRLNIPQSGNYVINVSYIGYFTATHTQQISSSLVLTIALSPNTFLTEEVTVNGTRASSKSPTAFTNLNKKDIDKNNSGRGFEYLLEQTPSTVVTSNAGAGVGYTAIRIRGSDPTRINVTLNGIPLNDAEDQGVYFVDLPDLASSVDNIQVQRGVGTSTNGAGAFGASINIQTTTRRDSAYAELNNSAGSYGTIKNTVSLGTGLLNGHFSVDGRLSRMNSDGYIDRAFSKLKSYFLSGAYYGKSSVLRLNVFSGYEQTYQAWDGVPEDSVKAGNRKYNELGYINSNGSYYKNQTDNYTQNYYQLLYDQQLSSKLSFSGALHYTKGFGYYEEFKNDQTLADYGVTPVTVGGTTITETDLVRRLWLNNDFYGLTYNFNYIASNKLDLKLGGAYNEYKGQHYDNIEWTQQSTNILPDYEYARNNAKKTDFNIFGRAEYRLGDVLLYGDLQYRHIYYSFLGFDRNLNNVQQQASLNFFNPKAGITYSLNDQSNIYASVAIANHEPNRSDFTNSSPLSRPKAEHLTDFEAGYRFSQPNFGASINGFYMLYKNQLVLTGSLNDVGEAIRTNIDNSYRAGIEGSARIKIAQPLTWSVNATVSANKVKNFKQFLYNYDTDKLDATQYSKTDIAYSPNFTGSSTIAYSPIKNTEIAFISKYVSKQYLDNTSTASRSLDAYFVNDVRLNYNFSFKGVKNVGVGLLVNNVFSKKYQSDGATYPDVEGGKVVNYNYFFPQAPINFLASLNVRF; encoded by the coding sequence TTGAAAAAATTATTCACGGCGATAACCGCCCTGCTGCTGCCTGTCCTGGCCGTGGCACAAATTGTAGTATCTGGTACAATATCAGATATCAAAACCCATCAGCCGCTGCCTGGCGCTACTATCAGTATCCAAAACACATCTATTCAAACGGCTGCCGATCAAAATGGTAAATACCGGCTAAACATCCCTCAAAGCGGTAATTATGTTATCAATGTATCATATATCGGCTATTTTACAGCCACACATACACAGCAGATTAGCAGCAGTTTGGTATTGACGATCGCTTTATCACCTAATACCTTTTTAACCGAGGAAGTAACCGTAAACGGCACGCGTGCAAGCAGTAAATCGCCAACGGCATTTACCAATCTTAACAAAAAAGATATCGATAAAAATAACTCGGGCCGGGGTTTTGAATACCTGCTGGAGCAAACACCATCAACCGTGGTTACTTCAAATGCGGGCGCAGGCGTGGGTTATACCGCTATCCGTATTCGTGGCTCTGATCCTACCCGTATAAATGTCACCCTGAATGGCATCCCACTTAATGATGCCGAAGACCAGGGCGTTTATTTTGTCGATCTGCCCGATCTGGCTTCATCGGTAGATAATATCCAGGTGCAACGCGGTGTAGGCACATCAACCAACGGTGCAGGCGCTTTTGGTGCCAGTATCAATATCCAAACCACTACCCGCCGCGATTCGGCTTATGCCGAGTTGAATAACTCGGCAGGTTCATACGGCACTATCAAAAATACCGTAAGCCTGGGCACAGGTTTATTAAACGGGCATTTCAGTGTAGATGGCCGCTTATCGCGGATGAACTCGGATGGGTATATAGACCGTGCTTTTTCTAAATTGAAATCATATTTCCTAAGTGGTGCTTACTATGGCAAAAGCAGTGTGTTACGCCTGAATGTATTCTCGGGTTACGAGCAAACCTACCAGGCTTGGGATGGCGTGCCCGAGGATAGTGTAAAAGCCGGAAACAGAAAGTATAACGAGTTGGGTTATATTAACAGCAATGGCTCTTACTATAAAAACCAAACCGATAACTATACGCAAAATTATTACCAGTTACTGTACGACCAGCAATTGAGCAGTAAGCTTTCATTCAGCGGCGCGCTGCATTATACCAAAGGCTTTGGCTATTACGAGGAGTTTAAGAACGATCAGACCCTGGCCGATTATGGCGTTACCCCTGTTACCGTTGGCGGGACTACCATCACAGAAACCGACCTGGTGCGCCGCCTTTGGCTGAACAATGATTTTTATGGGTTAACTTATAACTTCAATTACATAGCATCGAACAAACTTGATTTAAAACTGGGCGGTGCTTACAATGAATATAAAGGTCAGCACTATGATAATATTGAGTGGACCCAACAAAGCACTAATATTTTACCTGATTATGAGTACGCCCGCAATAATGCCAAGAAAACCGATTTCAATATCTTCGGCAGGGCTGAATACCGTTTAGGCGATGTATTGTTGTATGGCGATTTACAATACCGCCATATTTACTATTCGTTCCTGGGGTTTGACCGTAACCTGAACAATGTGCAACAGCAGGCCAGTCTAAACTTCTTTAACCCTAAAGCCGGTATAACTTATAGTCTTAATGATCAAAGCAATATCTATGCCTCGGTTGCAATTGCTAACCACGAACCTAACCGCAGCGATTTTACCAATTCATCACCGTTAAGTCGCCCGAAGGCCGAGCATTTGACTGATTTTGAGGCAGGTTATCGTTTCAGTCAGCCAAACTTTGGCGCAAGCATCAACGGCTTTTATATGCTGTATAAAAACCAACTGGTACTAACCGGATCGCTGAATGATGTAGGAGAAGCTATCCGTACCAATATTGATAACAGCTACCGGGCGGGTATTGAAGGCAGCGCGCGGATAAAGATTGCCCAACCGTTAACATGGTCGGTTAATGCAACGGTGAGTGCCAATAAAGTAAAGAATTTTAAACAGTTTCTATATAACTACGATACCGATAAGCTGGATGCAACCCAATACAGTAAAACTGATATTGCCTATTCGCCAAACTTTACCGGATCGAGCACTATTGCTTATAGCCCGATAAAAAATACTGAGATTGCTTTCATTAGCAAATATGTAAGCAAACAATACCTGGATAACACCTCGACCGCGAGCCGTTCCCTGGATGCTTATTTTGTGAATGATGTGCGCCTGAACTATAATTTCAGCTTTAAAGGTGTTAAAAATGTAGGTGTAGGCTTGCTGGTAAATAACGTATTCAGCAAAAAGTATCAATCAGACGGGGCTACTTACCCAGATGTTGAAGGTGGCAAAGTGGTGAACTATAACTACTTTTTCCCTCAAGCGCCGATCAACTTTTTAGCAAGTTTGAATGTGAGGTTTTAA
- a CDS encoding DUF2442 domain-containing protein: MALFTSRKQKKDIKLSFQDDMLFVETPDGKQQAIPLTWMPQLKNASADEQADWHLTDKGIRWERLNVDINLS; encoded by the coding sequence ATGGCACTGTTCACATCGCGTAAGCAAAAAAAAGATATTAAACTATCCTTTCAGGATGATATGCTTTTTGTGGAAACACCTGATGGCAAGCAGCAGGCTATTCCGCTTACCTGGATGCCGCAGCTAAAAAATGCCAGCGCCGATGAACAAGCCGACTGGCATCTGACCGATAAAGGCATCCGCTGGGAAAGATTGAATGTTGATATAAACTTGTCCTGA
- the dinB gene encoding DNA polymerase IV — METTAETIYRKIIHIDMDAFYASVEQRDNPEYRGKALVVGGLPEGRGGVVATASYEARKFGVRSAMPSKRAQQLCPHAIFIRPRFEAYKEVSRHIREIFSRYTDLIEPLSLDEAYLDVTTDKLGIGSAIDIAKEIKQAIKDELQLTASAGVSINKFVAKIASDINKPDGLKFIGPSNIEAFMETLPVEKFYGVGKVTADKMKRMGLHFGADLKKLTEEEMARNFGKTGRFYYQIVRGIDDRPVQPHRETKSLGAEDTFPYDLTEVEEMNAELDKIGETVVKRLRRYELQGRTITLKVKYSDFRQITRNQSFSKPVDDYETIVTTAKNLLLNSGIENVRIRLLGISLSNFGELQERPPKQDNTGQLSIFDE, encoded by the coding sequence ATGGAAACCACTGCTGAAACCATTTACCGTAAAATTATCCATATTGATATGGATGCTTTCTACGCGTCGGTTGAGCAGCGGGATAACCCCGAGTACCGGGGCAAGGCGCTGGTGGTTGGTGGCTTACCTGAAGGCAGGGGAGGTGTAGTAGCTACTGCCAGTTACGAGGCGCGTAAGTTTGGTGTCCGCTCGGCCATGCCATCTAAAAGGGCGCAGCAACTTTGTCCGCATGCCATATTTATCCGGCCGCGATTTGAAGCTTACAAAGAAGTATCGCGGCACATCCGCGAGATATTTAGCCGGTATACCGATTTAATAGAACCTTTATCACTAGACGAAGCCTACCTTGATGTCACTACTGATAAACTGGGTATCGGCTCGGCTATTGATATTGCCAAAGAAATAAAGCAAGCTATTAAAGATGAATTGCAACTGACGGCTTCTGCGGGTGTTTCCATAAATAAATTTGTTGCCAAAATAGCTTCTGATATCAACAAACCCGACGGTTTGAAGTTCATTGGCCCATCTAATATCGAAGCGTTCATGGAAACCTTGCCGGTGGAGAAATTTTATGGTGTTGGCAAGGTTACAGCCGATAAAATGAAACGTATGGGCCTGCATTTTGGTGCCGATCTGAAAAAGCTGACCGAGGAAGAAATGGCCCGCAATTTTGGTAAGACGGGCAGGTTTTATTACCAGATAGTACGTGGGATTGACGACCGGCCCGTACAGCCGCACCGCGAGACAAAATCACTGGGCGCCGAGGATACTTTTCCGTATGATTTGACGGAGGTAGAAGAGATGAATGCCGAACTGGACAAAATAGGGGAGACCGTTGTTAAGCGCCTGAGGCGTTATGAATTGCAGGGCCGGACTATTACGCTCAAAGTAAAATACAGCGATTTCAGGCAGATCACCCGTAACCAATCGTTCAGCAAACCGGTAGATGATTATGAAACTATTGTAACTACCGCTAAAAACCTGCTATTGAACAGCGGCATTGAAAATGTGCGCATCCGCTTGCTGGGTATATCACTATCCAACTTTGGCGAACTACAGGAACGCCCGCCCAAACAGGATAATACCGGGCAGTTGTCCATTTTTGATGAATAG
- a CDS encoding DsbA family oxidoreductase: MMKVEIWSDVMCPFCYIGKRRFEEALAQFPNADKVEITWKSFQLNPDQVTDPTISIHQYLADIKGWQLDYAKQLNQQVSDMAQSVGLHYDFDRAVVANSFDAHRLVQLAKKHNLGDAAEEALFKAYFTEGKNIADNNTLIALGTSIGLDADELKQVLNTDAYADAVKHDIEEAQQLGIRGVPFFVMNDKYAVSGAQPTEVFLQTLEKAFEDVQ; encoded by the coding sequence ATGATGAAAGTTGAAATATGGTCGGATGTGATGTGCCCGTTTTGTTATATAGGCAAGCGCAGGTTTGAAGAAGCCCTGGCACAATTCCCCAATGCGGATAAGGTGGAAATTACCTGGAAAAGCTTCCAGCTAAACCCAGACCAGGTGACCGACCCAACCATTAGCATACATCAGTACCTGGCCGATATTAAAGGCTGGCAACTGGATTATGCCAAACAACTGAACCAGCAGGTGAGCGATATGGCCCAGTCTGTTGGGTTACATTACGATTTTGACCGTGCCGTGGTAGCTAACAGTTTCGACGCGCACCGCTTGGTGCAATTAGCCAAAAAACATAACCTGGGTGATGCTGCCGAAGAAGCGTTGTTTAAAGCCTACTTTACCGAAGGCAAAAACATTGCGGACAATAATACATTAATTGCATTAGGCACAAGCATTGGCCTTGATGCTGATGAGCTGAAGCAGGTGCTTAATACCGATGCTTACGCCGACGCCGTTAAGCACGATATTGAAGAAGCCCAACAACTGGGCATCCGCGGCGTGCCGTTTTTTGTAATGAACGATAAATATGCCGTATCGGGCGCGCAACCCACCGAGGTATTTTTGCAAACGCTGGAAAAGGCGTTCGAAGATGTTCAGTAA
- the recA gene encoding recombinase RecA, which produces MSNADKLKALQLTLDKLEKSYGKGTIMKLGDTEIEPIEVISTGSLGLDIALGVGGLPKGRVIEIYGPESSGKTTLAIHAIAESQRNGGIAAFIDAEHAFDRFYAKKLGVDVENLLISQPDNGEQALEIADNLIRSGAIDILVIDSVAALVPKSEIEGEMGDSKMGLHARLMSQALRKLTGTISKTGCCCIFINQLRDKIGVMFGNPETTTGGNALKFYASVRLDVRRISQIKDTDEVSGNRVKVKIVKNKVAPPFRIAEFDIMFGEGISKAGEIIDLGVDHNIIKKSGSWFSYGETRLGQGRDAVKQLILDNPELMEELEAKIREVVTGDSLAEAE; this is translated from the coding sequence ATGAGTAACGCAGATAAATTAAAAGCATTGCAGCTTACCCTTGATAAGCTGGAAAAATCGTACGGTAAGGGAACTATTATGAAACTTGGCGATACCGAGATTGAGCCTATCGAGGTGATTTCGACCGGATCGTTGGGTTTGGATATTGCCCTGGGTGTAGGCGGTTTGCCTAAAGGCCGTGTGATAGAAATATACGGACCGGAATCATCAGGTAAAACTACTTTAGCCATACACGCCATTGCCGAATCGCAGCGTAACGGTGGTATTGCTGCCTTTATTGATGCGGAGCATGCGTTCGACCGCTTTTATGCCAAAAAATTAGGCGTAGATGTAGAGAACCTGCTGATCTCTCAGCCGGATAACGGCGAGCAGGCTTTAGAAATTGCTGATAACCTGATCCGTTCGGGCGCTATTGATATTTTGGTAATCGACTCGGTTGCGGCTTTAGTGCCAAAAAGCGAGATAGAAGGCGAAATGGGCGATTCGAAAATGGGCCTGCATGCACGTTTAATGTCTCAGGCATTGCGTAAGCTTACCGGTACTATTAGCAAAACCGGGTGCTGCTGTATATTCATTAACCAATTGCGCGATAAAATTGGCGTAATGTTTGGCAACCCCGAAACTACAACCGGTGGTAACGCCTTGAAATTCTATGCTTCAGTACGTTTGGATGTACGCCGTATATCGCAAATTAAAGATACCGACGAGGTTTCAGGTAACCGGGTAAAAGTTAAGATTGTGAAAAACAAAGTGGCACCGCCATTCCGCATAGCCGAGTTTGATATTATGTTTGGCGAAGGTATATCCAAAGCTGGTGAAATTATCGATCTTGGTGTTGATCATAACATCATTAAAAAATCGGGCTCGTGGTTTAGCTATGGCGAAACCCGCCTTGGCCAGGGCCGCGACGCGGTGAAACAACTGATACTGGATAACCCGGAGCTGATGGAAGAATTGGAAGCTAAAATAAGGGAAGTAGTAACCGGCGATAGCCTGGCTGAAGCGGAATAA
- the pyrR gene encoding bifunctional pyr operon transcriptional regulator/uracil phosphoribosyltransferase PyrR codes for MLNPTLLDGPKFQITIQRLCRQLIENHNDFSNSVIIGIQPRGIYLAKRIAEELRKILPESTILHGDLDITFYRDDFRRREQLIPNQTRIDFVMEGKKVILMDDVLWTGRTIRAAMDALMAFGRPEKIEFLTLVDRRYSRHIPVAADYTGIEVDSIASQKVVVSWKETDGEDKVVLLSDRN; via the coding sequence ATGCTTAATCCTACCCTGCTCGACGGTCCGAAATTTCAAATTACCATACAACGTTTATGCCGTCAGTTAATTGAAAATCATAACGATTTTTCTAACTCAGTCATTATCGGTATACAACCACGTGGTATTTATCTGGCCAAGCGCATAGCAGAAGAATTACGCAAGATATTACCAGAAAGCACTATCCTGCACGGCGACCTTGACATCACTTTTTACCGTGACGATTTTCGCCGCCGCGAGCAATTAATACCCAACCAAACCCGTATTGACTTTGTGATGGAAGGTAAAAAAGTGATCCTGATGGATGACGTGCTTTGGACCGGCCGTACTATCCGCGCGGCTATGGATGCCCTGATGGCTTTTGGTCGCCCGGAGAAGATAGAATTTTTGACACTGGTGGACAGGCGTTATTCACGTCACATTCCTGTCGCTGCAGATTATACAGGCATTGAGGTAGATTCCATAGCGTCGCAAAAGGTAGTGGTAAGCTGGAAAGAAACGGACGGTGAAGATAAAGTTGTTTTATTATCAGATAGAAACTAA